In the Mycolicibacter minnesotensis genome, GCCCCTCATGGCGTGTCGGGCGTGTCGAGGTACCGCAAGCCGACCCCGGCACGCTCGGCTGCCCTCGTTCATCGCCGCCGACCAGCGGACCCGCGCGCGGGGATCGACACCACATGGCCAGCAATATCCCGCCGCCGCCGATGATGCCGCTAACGGGATTCGGCCGCGAATCCCGACTCCCGGGCTGACAGCAACTATTCAGGGAGTTTCTACATTTGCGCGACCGAAGTCGTAGTTAAGCCGCCTAATGTCGCGACCAGGTGGACAGTCCACCCGGGGGTATTTATGGGGGGTACGACTATGAGCATTTCCGCTGAATACCGTCTAGGTAGAGAAGTGGGAATTCATGACGAACACGACAGTGGGCCGTACTGGCCGGTGGGCACTGGCGGCGGCCGCAGTGTTGGCCTTTGGCGGTTTCGGGATCGGAGCAGCCAACGCTGACCCCAATGATGGAATCACCGGCGGCGCCGGCAACAACGGCGGGGTGAATGTCAACATGGGCCCCGTCGGCGGCGGATTCAATACCGGCAGGAACGGCGGCTTCAACTTCGGCCCGAATGGAATCGGCGCAGGCGGCGGCCAGAACAACAGTGCCAACGTCAACATGGGCCCCTTCGGCGGCGGCATGAATGTCGGCAGGAATGGCGGCTTCGACTTCGGCCCGAATGGAATCGGCGCAGGGGGCGGCCAGAACCACGGCGCCAACGTCAACATGGGTCCCTTCGGCGGCGGCTATAACGCCAACACCGGTGGCGGTGCCAACGTCGGCCCGAACGGCGTCGGCGGCGGTCAGAGCAATGGCGCCAACGTCAACATGGGTCCCTTCGGTGGCGGCTACAACGCCAACACCGGCGGTGGCATCAACTTCGGACGCTAACCGGCCGGCCAGGGCCTGCGTGGGCGCCCAACGGGGCCCTACGCAGGCCCTGTTGCGCTGAAGGGGAAGGGCGGCCGTGACGGCTATTCCCCAGCGGCCAGATAGGCCACGGCGTCACGCAGCCGCTCAGCCGCGGCCCGCAATGCCTCGACGTCCGGTCCGGCCCGCAACACCTCGCGGGAGACCGCCGGCAGCAAAGTCGCGGAGGGTGCCCCACCGAGACCCGCCAGCGCTTCGGGACGGCCACCCTGTGCCCCGATGCCTGGAATCAGCACCGGCCCGCCCAAGGCACTCAAATCGGGGACCTCGGCCAGCGTCGCACCCACCACCACCCCGATCGAACCCGGTCGCTGCGCTGCTGCGTTGGCTTCCGCAACCGCATCGACGATCGTCTGCGCTACGGTCCGCCCGTCCGCGTCCCGGGCGCGCTGCACACTCGCACCTTCAGGGTTTGACGTCGCTGCCAGCACGAACACGCCCCGGCCATACTGCGCAGCGGTCTCCAGCAGCGGCTGCAGCGACCCGAAGCCCAGGTAGGGCGAGGCGGTGACCGCGTCGGCGGCCAACGGCGACTCACCGGCCCATGCCGCCGCATAGGCGGCCATGGTCGACCCGATGTCACCGCGCTTGGCGTCGGCCAGCACCAGCACACCCGCCTCGCGCAGCGCGGCGATGGTGCGCTCCAACACGGCGAAGCCCGCCGAACCGTACGACTCGAAGAACGCCACCTGCGGCTTGACGATCGCGAACCCGGCGAACGCCGTCACGCATGTCTCGCTGAACCGTGCCAACCCGTCCGGCGTGGCGGGCAAGTCCCACGCGGCCAGCAATTCGGGGTGCGGATCGATGCCCAGGCACAGCGGCCCGCGGGCCGCGGTCGCCTCGGCCAGGCGGACGCCGAATCCCCCGGTCCCCCCCGGCCCGGTAGCCACTACTGCCCGCCGAGGGTGCTGTGCAGTTCCTGCAGGGAGCGCACCCCGATGTCGCCCCGGATGCCGGCCTCGATGCCCTGCACCGCCGCGGCCGCCCCCTGGACGGTGGTAATGCACGGTATGTTCACGCTGACCGCTGCCGAACGGATTTCGTAGCCGTCCACCCGTGGACCGGAGTTGCCGTACGGGGTGTTGATCACCAGGTCCACCTCACCGGCCCGAATCGCGTCCACCGCGGACAGGGCCGGTCGCTCGGGACTGGGCTCCTCAAAGTTCTTGCGCACCACATCACAGGGAATGCCGTTGCGGCGCAGCATCTCCGCGGTGCCCTCTGTTGCCAAAACCCGGAAGCCCAAGTCCGCGAGCCGTTTGACCGGGAAGACCAGTGAGCGCTTGTCGTGATTGGCCACCGACACGAACACGGTGCCCTGAGCCGGCAGCGACCCGTAGGCGGCGGTCTGGCTCTTGGCGAAGGCGGTGCCGAAGTCGCGGTCGATGCCCATCACTTCGCCGGTGGACTTCATCTCCGGGCCGAGCAGCGAGTCGATACCGGAGCCGTCCTCGCGACGGAAGCGGTGGAACGGCAGCACCGCCTCCTTGACCGCGATCGGGGCGTTCGGGCCCACGGTGGCCCCGTCGCCCGAGGCAGCCAGCAGGCCCTCCGAGCGCAGCTCGGCGATGGTGGTGCCCAGCATGACTCGTGCGCAGGCCTTAGCCAGCGGTACCGCGGTGGCCTTGGACACGAACGGGACGGTACGGCTGGCCCGCGGGTTGGCCTCCAGCACGTAGAGCACGTCGTCTTTGAGGGCGAACTGCACATTGAGCAGGCCGACCACCCCGACACCGTGGGCGATGGCCTCGGTGGCGCGTCGCACGTTCTCGATGTCGCTGCGCCCCAGGGTCACCGGCGGCAGCGCGCACGCCGAGTCACCGGAGTGGATGCCGGCCTCCTCGATGTGCTCCATGATGCCGCCGATGTAGACCTCGGTGCCGTCACACAAGGCGTCGACGTCGATCTCGATGGCGTCTTCCAGGAACCGGTCGACAAGCACCGGATGTTCGGGCGACAGCTGGGTGGCCCGGGTGATGTAGCCATGCAGGGTCTCTTCGTCGTAGACGATTTCCATACCCCGCCCGCCCAGCACATACGACGGGCGCACCAACACCGGATAGCCGATGTCGGCGGCAATCCGCTTGGCCTGCTCGAAGGTGGTGGCGGTGCCGTACCGCGGCGCGGGCAGGCCGGCGGTGGTCAGCACATCGCCGAACGCGCCGCGGTCCTCGGCCAGATCGATGGCTTCGGGGCTGGTGCCGACGATCGGTACTCCGGCGTCGGCCAGCCGCTGGGCCAGCCGCAACGGGGTTTGCCCGCCGAGCTGCACGATCACGCCAACCACTCCGGGGCCGCCCTGCCCGGACTGCCGCTCGGCGTAGTACACCTCGAGCACGTCCTCGAACGTCAGCGGTTCGAAGTAGAGCCGGTCGGCGGTGTCGTAGTCGGTGGACACCGTCTCGGGGTTGCAGTTGATCATCACCGTCTCGAACCCGGCCTGGCTCAACGTGATCGCGGCATGCACGCAGCTGTAGTCGAATTCGATGCCCTGCCCGATCCGGTTGGGGCCCGAGCCCAGGATGAGCACCTTGGGCTTGCTGTCCTGCGCCGCTACCTCGGTCTCAGCGGCAGGATCCAGTTCGAAGGTGCTGTAGTGATACGGCGTCTTGGATTCGAACTCAGCCGCGCAGGTGTCGACGGTCTTGAATACGGGGTGGATGCCCAGCCGGTCCCGCAGCAGCCGCACCCCGTCCTCGCCGGCCAGCTCTGGGCGCAGCACCGCGATCTGATGATCCGACAGACCGCTGTACTTGCAGCGGCGCAGCAGGTCCGCGTCCAGCACCGGTGTGTCGATGACCTCCGCACGCAGCGCCACCAGGCCGTTGATCTGCTCGACGAACCACGGGTCCACCCCGGAGGCCTCGGCGACCGTCTCAACACTGGCGCCCAGTCGCAGCGCCAGCTCGATGTCGTACAGCCGACCCTCGGTGGGAACCCGCAACCGCGCCAGCACATCCTCGGCGGTGCCTTCGGCATCCGGCTTGGTCCAGAACCCGGCACGATCGGTCTCCAGCGAGCGCATCACCTTGCCGAGTGACTCGATGAAGTTGCGGCCCAACGACATCGCCTCACCCACCGACTTCATGGTGGTGGTCAGCCGCGGGTCAGCGCCGGGGAACTTCTCGAACGCGAACCGTGGCGCCTTGACCACCACGTAGTCCAGCGCCGGCTCGAAGCAGGCCGGGGTCTCCTTGGTGATGTCGTTGATGATCTCGTCGAGGGTGTAACCGATAGCCAGCTTGGCGGCGATCTTGGCGATCGGGAAACCGGTCGCCTTGGATGCCAGCGCACTCGATCGCGATACCCGCGGGTTCATCTCGATCACGATGAGCCGGCCGTCTCGGGGGTCGACAGCGAACTGGATGTTGCAGCCGCCGGTGTCCACCCCGACCTCACGCAGAATCGCGATGCCCAGGTCGCGCATCTTCTGGTATTCCCGGTCGGTCAGCGTCATTGCCGGGGCGACGGTCACCGAGTCACCGGTGTGCACGCCCATCGGGTCGACGTTCTCGATCGAGCAGACCACGACGACGTTGTCGTTGCCGTCGCGCATCAGCTCGAGCTCGAATTCCTTCCAGCCGTAGATGGATTCCTCGATCAAGACGTTGGCTGTCGGCGAGGCGGCCAGGCCGTCACCGGCCATCCGCTCGACCTCTTCGAGGCTGGCCGCCAGCCCGGATCCCAGGCCGCCCATGGTGAAAGAGGGCGAACGACCACGGGCAGCCCGAGTTCGGCGACGGTGTCGGTGACCTCGGCCATGGTGTAGCAGACCCGGGAACGTGCCGACTCGCCGCCGACCTTGGCCACGATGTCCTTGAACTGCTGGCGGTCTTCGCCGCGCTGGATGGCCTCGAAGTCGGCGCCGATGAGCTCCACCCCGTAGCGCTCCAGCACCCCGTGCTCGTGCAGTGCCACCGCGGTGTTCAGTGCCGTCTGGCCGCCCAGGGTGGCCAGCAGGGCGTCGACTTTATTGCCGCGCTCGGCCTGCTGGGCGAGCACCTTTTCGACGAACTCCCAGGTGATGGGCTCGACGTAGGTGTTGTCGGCGTATTCGGGGTCGGTCATGATGGTGGCCGGGTTGGAGTTGACCAGGCTCACCTGCAGGCCTTCGGCTTTGAGCACCCGGCAGGCCTGGGTCCCCGAGTAGTCGAATTCACAGGCCTGGCCGATCACGATCGGTCCGGAACCGATCACCAGCACGTGGCGCAGGTCGGTACGGCGCGGCATTACTTCTCCCCTGCCATCAGGTCGACGAACTGGTCGAACAGGTATTCCGCGTCATGCGGTCCGGCGGCGGCCTCCGGGTGGTACTGCACCGAGAACGCCCGGCCGTCAGCAAGCTTGACGCCCTCGACGACTCCGTCGTTGGCGCAGGTGTGGCTGACCACCGCCGGGCCGAAGTCGGTGTCAAAACGCTGGCCCGCTTCACCTTCGAGGGCGAAGCCATGATTCTGCGCGGTCACCGCCACCCGGCCCGTGGCGTGGTCAATCACCGGGATGTTGATGCCGCGGTGGCCGAAGGTCATCTTGTAGGTGCCCAGCCCCAGCGCGCGGCCAAGGATCTGGTTTCCGAAACAGATTCCGAACAGCGGGATTCCCGCGCCGAGCACCTCGCGGGTCAGCGCGACCATCGCCTCTGCGGTGGCCGGGTCCCCGGGTCCGTTGGACAGAAACACCCCGTCTGGCTTCAGCTCGGCGATCTGAGCGAAGTCCACCGACGACGGCAACACATGGCTGCGGATCCCGCGCCGCGCGAAATTGCGCGGCGTGTTGGTCTTGATGCCCAGGTCCAGTGCGGCGATGGTGAACCGATGTGGCCCATCGGATTCCACGATGTACTCGGCGTCCGTGCTGACCTCCCCGGCAAGGTCGGCGCCCAGCATCGACGACTGCTCGCGGACCCGCTGAACCAGCTCTTCCGGCCCGGCCAATGCGTCGCCGGAGAACACCCCGGCCTTCATCGAGCCGTGACTGCGCAGATGGCGGACCAAGGTGCGGGTGTCAACGCCGGCGATCCCGACGATCCCCTGGCGCACCAGCTCGTCGTCGAGGGTCCCGGTGGCCCGCCAGTTCGACGGCCTCGGCGACGGATCGCGGACCACATACCCGGCAACCCAGATCTTGTCGTCGCGGCTCTCGCCGTCCTCCCGGTTCCAGCCGGTGTTGCCGATCTGTGGGGCGGTGGCCACCACGATCTGCCGGTGGTAACTGGGGTCGGTCAGCGTCTCCTGGTAACCGGACATTCCGGTGGAGAACACCGCCTCACCCAGGGTCTGGCCCAGTGCCCCGAACGGTCTGCCGGTGAAAGTCCGGCCGTCCTCGAGAACCAGCACCGCTCGCGCGTTCATCCTTGGTGTTCCTCTTCTTCTAGCCAACGGCTGTGCTCGGCGCGGTCGTCCGCCCGAAAGCCGGTGTCGATCTCAGTGCCCGACGGCAGCCGCCAGCGAATCGCCAGCACCCCGTCATGGTTTCGGGTGGGGATAGTGCGCCCGGCGATGCCACGTTCGGCACGAACCGCGATCACCGCGTCCTGCGGGATCCAGATGGGTCGGGCGCCGCTGCGCTGCACCATGATTCCCTCGGGGTAGCGGGTCAGCACCGCCTTGGTCCGATAGCCCAGGTCTCCGACCACCACCCGGTCATTCCACTTCGGAGCCAGGGTGCAACCCAGGTACTGCCCACGGGTGGCAGCCACGGTGGGCGCCCCTACCGTGTCGGGCACGGTCGGCAACGTCCCGATCAGTGCGTCCTGCAACTGGCCGCGGTACCGCCAGCCGCGCATCATCAGCCGGATCACCACGCCGATCAGCACGGCGAGCACAAATGCGAAGACCAGCGAGCCGATCAACGTGGGGGTGTTCATGCCGGACTCTTCCCGTCCCGGGCGGTGATCCGGCCGCGCAACAGTGTTGCGGTGACGGTCGCGGGCAACGTCATCTCCTCGTACGGCGTGTTGTCCGAGCGGCTGGCCAGCTGTGTCCCGGCGACGACCCAGGTCGTGTCGGGGTCGACCACCGTCACATTGGCCGGCTCGCCCACTTCCAGGGGACGGCCCTGGTCTGGCAGACCGACGATCTGCGCCGGACGCTCGCTCATCACCCGGGCCACGTCGCGCCAGGTCAACAGGCCGGTCTGCACCATGGTCGCCACTACCACCGACAGCGCGGTCTGCAGACCGAGCATCCCGGGCCGGGCTGCGGCGAACTCGCAGGTCTTTTCGTGCTCGGCGTGCGGGGCATGGTCGGTGGCCACACAGTCGATGACGCCGTCGGCCAGGGCCTGACGCAGCGCCTGGGCGTCGGACGCCTCGCGCAGTGGCGGGTTGACCCGGTCGCGTCCGTCGTAGTCGGCAAGCCGGCTGTCATCGAGCATCAGATGATGCGGGGTGACTTCGGCGGTCACCGCGATGCCTTGTGCCTTAGCCCATTTCAGGAGTTCCACCGTTCCGGCGGTGGATGCATGGCAGATGTGCAGCCGGGCGCCGGCATCACGCGCCAGCAGAACGTCTCGGGCCACGATCGACTCCTCGGCGACACGCGGCCAGCCGGCCAGCCCCAGGCGGGCGGCGTTGGGCCCCTCGTGTGCCACTGATCCGACCGTCAGTCGAGGCTCCTCGGCATGCTGGGCGATCAACACCCCTAGTCCGGTGGCGTACTCCAGCGCCCGGCGCATCACCAGGGGGTGGTCCACACACACGCCGTCGTCGGAGAACATCCGAACGCCGGCGACGCCGGCGGCCATCATGCCCATCTCGGTCAGCTGTTTGCCGCCCAAGCCGACGGTCACCGCACCCACCGGGTGCACATCGACCAGGCCGACCTGCTGGCCGCGCTGCCAGACATGATCGGTGACGACCGGAGAGTCGGCGACAGGATCGGTGTTGGCCATCGCGAACACCGCGGTGTAGCCACCCAATGCCGCTGCTGCCGAGCCGGTTTCAATGTCC is a window encoding:
- the pyrF gene encoding orotidine-5'-phosphate decarboxylase, producing MATGPGGTGGFGVRLAEATAARGPLCLGIDPHPELLAAWDLPATPDGLARFSETCVTAFAGFAIVKPQVAFFESYGSAGFAVLERTIAALREAGVLVLADAKRGDIGSTMAAYAAAWAGESPLAADAVTASPYLGFGSLQPLLETAAQYGRGVFVLAATSNPEGASVQRARDADGRTVAQTIVDAVAEANAAAQRPGSIGVVVGATLAEVPDLSALGGPVLIPGIGAQGGRPEALAGLGGAPSATLLPAVSREVLRAGPDVEALRAAAERLRDAVAYLAAGE
- the carA gene encoding glutamine-hydrolyzing carbamoyl-phosphate synthase small subunit; the protein is MNARAVLVLEDGRTFTGRPFGALGQTLGEAVFSTGMSGYQETLTDPSYHRQIVVATAPQIGNTGWNREDGESRDDKIWVAGYVVRDPSPRPSNWRATGTLDDELVRQGIVGIAGVDTRTLVRHLRSHGSMKAGVFSGDALAGPEELVQRVREQSSMLGADLAGEVSTDAEYIVESDGPHRFTIAALDLGIKTNTPRNFARRGIRSHVLPSSVDFAQIAELKPDGVFLSNGPGDPATAEAMVALTREVLGAGIPLFGICFGNQILGRALGLGTYKMTFGHRGINIPVIDHATGRVAVTAQNHGFALEGEAGQRFDTDFGPAVVSHTCANDGVVEGVKLADGRAFSVQYHPEAAAGPHDAEYLFDQFVDLMAGEK
- a CDS encoding PH-like domain-containing protein; translation: MNTPTLIGSLVFAFVLAVLIGVVIRLMMRGWRYRGQLQDALIGTLPTVPDTVGAPTVAATRGQYLGCTLAPKWNDRVVVGDLGYRTKAVLTRYPEGIMVQRSGARPIWIPQDAVIAVRAERGIAGRTIPTRNHDGVLAIRWRLPSGTEIDTGFRADDRAEHSRWLEEEEHQG
- a CDS encoding dihydroorotase, with translation MSVLIRGVRCYGEGDQVDVLVSDGQIAQIGVGLPVAEGCEVIEAPGQVLLPGFVDLHTHLREPGREYAEDIETGSAAAALGGYTAVFAMANTDPVADSPVVTDHVWQRGQQVGLVDVHPVGAVTVGLGGKQLTEMGMMAAGVAGVRMFSDDGVCVDHPLVMRRALEYATGLGVLIAQHAEEPRLTVGSVAHEGPNAARLGLAGWPRVAEESIVARDVLLARDAGARLHICHASTAGTVELLKWAKAQGIAVTAEVTPHHLMLDDSRLADYDGRDRVNPPLREASDAQALRQALADGVIDCVATDHAPHAEHEKTCEFAAARPGMLGLQTALSVVVATMVQTGLLTWRDVARVMSERPAQIVGLPDQGRPLEVGEPANVTVVDPDTTWVVAGTQLASRSDNTPYEEMTLPATVTATLLRGRITARDGKSPA